TTGATCATACACAACGATTCAGTGGTAGTGGACGAACCCTCTATCGTCGCCATCGAAAGAGCCAGTGGCAAGATCGTTGCCGTGGGCAAAAAGGCGATGATGATGCACGAGAAAACGCACGAGTACCTTCGCACTATACGTCCCCTGAAAGACGGGGTAATTGCCGACTTCAACGCTGCCGAGGGCATGTTGAGGGAGCTGATCAAAATGGTTTATCCAAAGAAACCGCTGTTCGCCCCGAGCTGGCGCATGGTGATCTGCATCCCTTCCAGCATTACCGAGGTGGAAAAACGTGCCGTTCGCGACTCCGCTGAACAGGCCGGCGCTAAAGAGGTATACCTGATCCATGAACCAATGGCGGCCGCACTCGGTATCGGTATCGATGTGGAAGAGCCTGTTGGTAACATGATCATCGACATAGGCGGTGGTACTACCGGTATTTCTGTGATAGCCCTCGCAGGTATCGTGTGCGACCAGAGTATCCGTATCGCGGGTGACGAGTTCACTTCCGATATCATGGAAGCCCTGCGCCGTTACCACTCGCTGCTGATCGGCGAAAGGACGGCCGAACAGATCAAGATCCAGATTGGTTCTGCGCTGAAAGAACTGGATAATCCACCAGATGATATCGCGGTGAATGGTCGTGACCTTGTTACCGGTATCCCTAAACAGATCATGGTATCTTACCAGGAGATCGCCGAAGCGCTCGATAAATCTATCTTCAAAATTGAAGAAGCGATCCTGAAGGCGCTGGAAACTACGCCTCCGGAGCTGGCTTCCGACATTTACCGTCGTGGTCTTTACCTCACCGGTGGTGGTGCATTGCTGCGCGGCCTGGACAAACGTCTTTCCCAAAAAATCAAACTGCCTGTTCATGTGGCAGACGATCCGCTGCGTGCCGTAGTAAGAGGCACCGGCATTGCCCTCAAACACATTGGCAAATACCCATTCTTGATGCAATAATTCCTGATAGTTCCGGAACCGCAGTAATGCTGTTCCGGAACCTATACTTTTAACAAGGTGCGTAATCTCATTATTTTCTTCAGGCGGTATTTTAACTTCTTTCTGTTTTTGCTGCTGGAAGTGATATGTATCGCCTTCGTGTTCCGTAACAACAATTACCAGCGCACGGTATACATCAACTCTTCCAACAACATGAGCGGCCGGCTGTATACCTGGTACAACGACGTTCAGTATTACTTCCATCTCAAATCTACCAACGATAGCCTGGTAAGAGAAAACGCGCGCCTGCACAACGAACTGTTGTCGGCTTTTAATACGTTTGATACGACCCGCATCCTCAAAGCAGATACCCTCAGGAAATTCAGCAACGACACTATGCACCGTGTAATCGGTACAGAAGTGCGTCGCTACCACTGGCTGGAAGCTAAGGTGATCAACAACAGCGTTACCCGCCAGATCAACTATATCACCATTAACCGCGGCAGCAAATACGGCATCAAACCCAATATGGGTGTTGTTGGCCCCAGCGGTGTTGTAGGGGTGGTGCGTAACGTAAGTGAGAACTACGCAACCGTAATATCCCTGCTTTCTAAAACAGCTGCATTCGGCTTCAGCGCCCGTCTTTACAGCACCAGGGAAATGGGTACGGTAGTCTGGGACGGCAGCGATGGCGGACATGCGATCATGAAAGACGTGCCTAAGAGCGCGAAGATCAAAGCCGGCGATACGGTGGTGACCAGCGGTTACTCGGCCCTGTTCCCGGAAAATATTCCCATCGGTTATATCGAAAGCTTTTCACTGGCCGATAAGTCCAGCACCGCATATACCATCCGTTTAAAGCTGGCGACGAACTTCTTTAACGTACAATACGTGTATGCGATCGATAACCTGCTGAAAGACGAGCAGGCACATTTAGAAGATTCAACCTACAAGCAGATAAAATAAGAGATGAGCGTACTGTTAAAAAATATAATCCGCTTCGTGCTGCTGTTGTTAATACAGGTGCTTGTACTTAACCAGGTGATCATTCACAACCTGGTGAACCCTTATATCTACATGTTGTTCATCCTGCTACTGCCCTTCAACCTTCCCAGGCCGGCGGTACAGTTACTGGGCCTGCTGCTCGGTCTTAGCCTCGACATGTTTATGGATACGATGGGCATTCATGCTGCGGCTTGCGTGTTTATCGCTTACCTCCGCCCGTTTATTCTCAATGTACTGTCGCCCCAGGGTGGCTTTGAGGTAACACAAAAAACACCGTCCATCACCAGCATGGGCACTTCACAGTTTGCTACTTACGTTTCTATACTGGTGTTTTTACACAACATCGTTTATTTCAGCCTCGAAGTGTTTAGCTTCAGCAGTCCGTTTTACCTGTTACTGAAAATCCTGGTAAGTACGGCGGCCAGCCTTGCCCTCATCCTGATCTACGAGTTGCTTTTCTTCGCCAGGAAGTAGGATGTTAAATGCATGTGAAAGCAGCGGCAACGCTGCCCGTTATTTTGTATATTCGTTTCATTAGCCTGCAGTTTACAGTCCATGTCCGTTTATAATCAGCCCAGACAAAGAGTCATCCAGATGATCATCCTCGGGATGGTATCGATCATTGTTGTGAGGTTGTGTTACCTCCAGCTGGTTGACAAGAAGTATTCGAAACTTGCGGATGCCAATGCGGTATTGCGCAAAGTAGTGTATCCCGATCGTGGCATTATCTACGACCGCAAAGGCCGCAGTATTTTGGGCAACGATGCGTTGTACGACCTGGTCGTTACACCTATCGATGTAAAAAATATCGATACCAACCACCTTTGCAACATTCTCCAGATCGATAAAACAGAGTTCCTGCGCCGCATCGCCGATGCCAAGAAAAAGAACGGCCATCGCCGCCAGTCGGTGTTCTTCCCGCTCATGCCGCCTGAAATGTACGGCAAACTGCAGGAGAGCATGTACCTGTTTCAACCCGGATTTGAATTGGTGTTAAGGCCGGTGCGCTCGTACCCTTATCACGCCGCCGCTAATATTCTCGGTTATATTGGTGAGGTACCGCCCTTCATGCTGCAGGATTCCCTGCAACGCTGGGCAGACTACAACATGGGCGACTTTATTGGCCGTACGGGACTGGAAAGCTCCTACGAACGGGTATTGATGGGGCAACGTGGTATACAGTATCTCGTAAAAGATAACCTGAACCGTCCGCAGGGGCCATTGGAAAACGGCGAGTTTGATACGGCCGCTGTTGCCGGTAAAAACCTGCGCCTGTCACTTGACATAGAACTACAGGCGCTCGGGGAGCAGTTCCTTAAACACAAGATAGGCAGTATCGTAGCCATTGACCCGCAAACAGGCGGCATCCTGGCTATGGTTAGCGGCCCAACCTACGACCCCAACCTGCTTACCGGCTCGATGGGACGTAAAAACTTTAACCGCTTATTTGTCGATACCGTATACCCGATGCTGAACCGCGGTATGCAGGCGATTTACCCGCCAGGCTCCTCCATGAAACCACTCACCGCGCTCATGGCGCTGGATGAGGGAGTGATCACGAAAGACTATGGTTTCCCATGCCATGGGGGATATGCCAACTGCGGTAAGTTTATCCGCTGTACGCACTCCAACGCGGGCCACGCCGCTAACCTTCGACTGGCGATCGCCAACTCCTGTAACGCTTATTTCGTACACCTTTACCGCCTGGCGGTAGACGCACCCAAGTGGGGCGGGGTGAAGAACGGGCACCATAAATGGGCGGATTATATGCGCTCCTTCGGTCTTGGCCACCGCCTGGGCATCGATATTCCGGGAGAGTACCCTGGCACCGTGGCCGATACGGCGGAAATTAACCGTCGCTACCGCGGGCAGTGGAACTCCTGTAGTGAATTGTATGTAGGCATGGGACAGGGTGCGGTGGTAACAACACCACTGCAGATGGCGAATGCGATGTGTATTATCGCGAACAAAGGATTCTACTACATCCCGCACTTCGTGGAAAGTATCGACAACGACAAATCGGACATACTCAAAAAATATAAAGAACGGCACAAGGTGGCCAACGTAACCGACGATGCGTATGAGGCGGTAAAACTGGGTATGGCGGACGTGGTAACGTCTGGTACCGGCCGTATCGCTGCCATCGACGGCATCGAGGTAAGTGGTAAAACCGGTACGGCGGAAAACCAGGCGAAGATCAACGGAGTACTCACGAAACTGAAAGACCACTCCGTATTCGTAGCCTTCGCCCCCCGCGAAAATCCGAAGATCGCGGTTTGTGTGATCATCGAAAACGGCGGTTTTGGCGCTACCTATGCAGCGCCTATCGCCAGCTTAATGATGGAAAAATACCTGAACGACACCATCGCCCTCACGCCTAAACGCCAGGCGATGATGCAAAAAATGCTGACCGACAATACCATGTCGCCTGCCATCCGTGAGAAGTCGCGGCTGGATTCGATGAACAACGCTTATGCCGGCTCGGGCCGCACAGGTGTAGATAGCAGAGGCAGATTTATACTGAATCAATAACGAGCAATGAACCGCGCACAATCCAAACTTACCCAGGGTATCGACTGGCCCACTGTCGGACTCTATTTCGCACTGGTGATCATCGGCCTGTTCGCCATTTTTGCGGCCGAACACCGCGATGGCGATAATGTGTGGCATAACATTCTCGCACAGAACAAGAACTACGCCCGCCAAACCATGTGGCTGGGAGTATCACTCGTTCTGGCAACACTCATCTGGCTGATGGACAGTAAATTTTTTACGGCCACGGCTAACCTGCTTTACGCATTCGGTATACTGCTGCTACTATTGGTATTGGCTATCGGGCATGATGTAAAGGGTTCCAGTTCCTGGTTGAACATAGGCTCGTTCAGGTTTCAGCCGGCGGAGCTGACCAAACTGTTTACCAACCTGGCGCTGGCCAAATACCTGTCGTCACTCGAAACAGACTTTACCAAACTTCGTCCCCGATTGATCGCTGGTGCTATTGCGCTCGCGCCTTGTGCGATTACTATCTTACAAAATGAAACGGGCCTGGCGCTGGTGTACTTTTCGTTCTTCCTGGTGATGTACCGCGAAGGGCTGCCATCGGCCCTATTGGTGATCGCCTTTTCCGCGATCGTACTGGTATTGTCCGCGCTATTGGTAGAGAATAAGTTGATCTTGTTTATCATCTTTACCGTGCTGGCAGGTTTGACGATATATTTCAGCCGCAGGGAGATCCGTCGCCGTAAATCACGCCTGTTCATGATCATTGGCATATGGGCGTTTTGTTCCGCCTTTGTGACGATCGTAGTGCCTTTTGCCTTTACAAAGGTGTTGAAGGACTACCAGGTGAAACGTATCAATGTAATGCTGGGTAAGGAAAACGATCCCAAAGCAACTTATAATACCCGCCAGAGCATGATCGCCATTGGTTCCGGCGGCCTGTTCGGCAAAGGTTACCTCAAAGGCACACAAACCCGGTTCGACTTCGTGCCCGAACAAAGTACCGACTTCATTTTCTGCACGATCGGTGAGGACTTCGGCTTCCTTGGGTCTATGATCTTCGTGGGCATTTATGTAGCCCTGCTCTTACGGATCATCCTGATCGCCGAACGACAGCGATCGACATTCAGCAGGGTGTATGCTTACGGCGTGGCATGCATCATCTTTTTCCACGTCGCCATCAACCTGGCTATGACCATCGGTTTGGCCCCGGTTATTGGTATTCCCCTGCCCATGGTGAGTTACGGCGGTTCGTCGCTCATGACCTTCACCATGCTCATCTTCATCATGCTGCGGCTCGATGCCGACAGGCAGATGGTGTTGCGGTAAAAGCACGATTATTCTGAACAGATAGCCGTATTTTTGCAGCAGCATGGCACGAATCATACCACTCTCGGAAGGAAGTTTTACAGTAGATGGAACAAAGGCTTTTGTTCCCTTCGATACCAGTAAAGATAATATGCAGCAGCGCGGCCCCGGTGCCCTGCTGGTAGAAATACAGCCGTTCCTCGTCATCACCGACAAGGACTACCTGCTTTGTGATACCGGTCTTGGCTTTCGTAATGCGGACGGCGTACTGCAACTGCATCAAAACCTGATCGATAACGGCATTAACCCGCTGGAGATCACTAAAGTGCTGATGAGCCACCTGCACAAAGACCACGCGGGTGGGGTGAGCGCGAAAGATCCCGTAACGGGCGAACGTTCCCTCAGCTTTCCACATGCTACTTATTATGTCAACACCCGCGAAATGAACTACGCCATTGAGCAGGACGGCAAATCCTATCTGGCAGAAGAAGTAGGCCTGCTGCGCCAGCGCGACAATGTAGTGTTTATTGACGGCAATGGCAGCATTGACGGTTATATCCATTATGAATTTACAGGCGGCCACTGCCCGTACCACCAGGTGTTCTTGATCGACGACGGCGAGGATCAAATATTTTTTGGTGGAGATGTGGCGCCACAGGCTTCACAAATGCGCGGCCGCTTCATCGCCAAATACGATTACGATGGTAAACTGAGTATGGAACTGCGGCAGCAATTTATGGAGCGGGGCAAGAACGATAACTGGCAATTCCTCTATTATCACGATACCAAACAGCCGATCGGCAGGTTTTAGCGCACCGTTTGCTCAATAACGTTACCGGCGGCTCCGCGGAAGTTTTATTTTTACGATAAAAACGATGACTGCTGCTCAATTTGCAAAGGAATGGCTTGCGGCGTGGAATAGTCACGACCTGGATGCGATCATGCACCATTATGCCGAATCCATTATATTTTACTCTCCCTTTATACGCCGGGTAAATAACGATCCGTCCGGCTGCATCAGCGATAAAGCTGTATTACGCGCGTATTTTGAAAGAGCGCTTAAAGGCTACCCGGACCTTCACTTCGAACTGTTCCAGGTGTTGGAGGGCGTTGGCTCTGTGGTGTTGTACTACAAAAGTGTAAACAATAACCTGGCGGCCGAACTGATGGTATTGAACGAAAAAGGTAAGGTGACAGAAGTAAGGGCACATTACTTTCAGGCATAAAAAAAGACCGTCTCCAACATAAGACGGTCTTCTCGCTAAAACAAAAAATCGAACGTACCAGTTATTTTATTGTCTTTGTCTCCGCATATTGCGGTTCTCTTTTCTTTCTTTTAACTGACGGATCATCATTGTCCGGAACTCGCGCTCTGAGCGGAAAAAGTCGGTTACCTTCCGTGGAGGAATTACCTTTTTAAACTCCTCTTTATACCGCGTACGGATGTCCAGCATCTTCCTTTCATAACCCAGTTCCGCATCCATGGCATCATCCGCGGTGCGGTCGGTGCGGGTTTGCTGTTTATTTACCTTCATCCGCTGTTTCCGGTCCTGGATCAGCAGTTCAATTTCCCGGGAGTACTTGTTGTACACCGGCCAGAACTTCTGTGCTTCATCCGGAGAAAGGTTTAGTTCTTTCGAGATGTAAGCGATTTCCAGTGATTTCACCTTGTCCTGGATGGCCTTATTAGTTTCCTGCGCCGAGGCGGCAGGAAGATGACCAAGGAGCATCACTGCCATAATCCATATCAGGTAAAATTTCTTCATGTAGTATTAATTAAATTCAGCTTCGTTAATCATGTTATCGTCTACGTATTCTTCCAAAGCGTTGGTAGACACGTTTTCCAGCACGGAGGGCAGTTCTGTTTCGTAGCTAACGGTGGAAAAGAGGGCTTCATTATCGAAGTCGTCCACATGGTTTTGCAGGAACTCCTCAATTTCCTGATCGCTGAGCGCTGCCATCTGTCGGTCGATGCCGGCCGGACTGGCATTATTGCTGACGAGCAGCCAGCCGCCTACAGCCACTACTGCTGCCACAGATGCCGCTATCAGCCAACGTTTCAGGTTACCGGTGCGGCGCGGCATGGATATTACCTTCGTTTCGCTATCGGTCATCCCGGCAAGGTCGGGTCTCAGCTGGCCGAAATACCCCGGTGGTGCCTCAAAAGGCGTGCGTTTAGGCATACCGGCCAGGAACGGAGACAGCTCCTCCAGTTCTTCCTGAACAGCTGTAGCCCCCAGGCGCTGCATGATCATGCCGGGAAGGGCATCGAAATAACCTTCCGGCACCCTGTAATCCGGGTGGCCCGGTACAGGCATTCCGGGAGCAATTTCCCGCAGTTCGTCCGCTATATCTTTCCCCTTTTTCATGCTATTTCTTGTTCGTTAGACGCTTTTTTATGCCGGGAGTTTAACCTACCCCGCCAATTTTTTTGTTGAATACGCTTATTCCGTCTTCATAAACTCTTCAATTTTCTTCACCGCATGGTGATAAGAGGCCTTCAAAGCTCCCTCGGAAGTCTCCAACACCCTGGACATTTGGTCGTAAGGCATTTCGTCGTAATAACGCAGGTTAAATACGATCCGCTGCTTTTCCGGCAGGCTGAGGATCGCCTTTTGCAGTTTCCATTCCAGTTTATTGGCATCGAACTGTGCATCGGCCTTCAGCTTGTTTTCCAGGCCGCTTTCCACATCCGACAGGGATACGGAGGCTTTGCGTTTTTGCTGCTCCAGGTAGGAGAGGCTTTCGTTTGTAGCAATTTTATACAGCCAGGTATACAACTGGGCGTCCTCCCGGAAGTTTTCCAGGTTTTTCCACACCTTGATAAATACATTTTGCAGCACATCGTTGGCATCCTCGTGGTCGATCACCAGGCGGCGGATGTGCCAGTACAGCCTTTCCTGGTACTTTTGAATGAGAAGCGTAAATCCCTTTTCCTTCGTGCCAGGCTGCCGGTATAGTGCCAAAAGCTCTTTGTCTTCCTGCGTTACGGCCATATCGGTTAAATGGTTAGGAGCATGTCCAAAATAAAATAAAAAACCCATCACTTGGATGGGTTTTTTAAACGAAGGTTTAATCCGTTGTATAGATCATTAGCCTTTTTTACGGGCGATCGCTTTTTCAGCTGCTTCTACGATGTTAGGCGTATCCAGTCCGTACTTTTTCAGCAGGTCGGTTGGTTTACCGCTTTCGCCGAAAGTATCGTTGGTGCCTACGTACTCGATAGGGCATGGAATATGACGCGCTGCCACCTGTGCAATGCTGTCGCCCAGGCCGCCCAGTACGTTATGTTCTTCTGCCGTTACCGCACAACCGGTTTTTGTCAGTGATTTGATCACCGCTTCGGTATCCAGTGGCTTAATTGTATGAATATTGATCAGCTCAACGCTGTAGCCTTTTTCTTCCAGTATACGGCCAGCTTCTACCGCTTTCCATACCAGGTGACCGCAGGCGAAGATGGTAATGTCGGTACCTTCATTCAGTACCTGTGCTTTACCGATCTCAAACTTTTGGTCTTCCGCGGTGAAGTTTGGCCATTTCGGCCGGCCGAAACGCAGGTAAACCGGGCCCTCGTAATCAGCTACTGCGATAGTGGCCGCTTTGGTCTGGTTAAAGTCGCAAGGCACGATCACGGTCATACCAGGCAGCATTTTCATGAGGCCGATATCTTCCAGGATCTGGTGGGTAGCGCCATCTTCACCCAGGGTAAGGCCTGCGTGGGAAGCACATATTTTAACGTTTTTGCCGGAGTAGGCTACTGACTGGCGTATCTGGTCGTACACGCGGCCGGTAGAGAAGTTGGCGAAAGTCGTGGTATAAGGTATTTTACCGCCGATGGTTAAACCGGCAGCCACGCCGATCATGTTGGCTTCAGCGATACCGCATTGTACAAAGCGATCGGGGAACTCTTTAATGAAAGCGTTCAGTTTCATAGAACCCAGCAGATCTGCAGTAAGTGCTACTACATTCGGGTTCTTGCGAGCCGCTTCGAGGATGCCTTCGCCAAACCCGCCACGGGTTTCTTTTTCGTTAAGGACTTTTATGTCTTTTACCATAGTTGCCAGTATTAATGCCGCAAATTTAGAAAAATAGGAGTGGAATTATCGATGAATTAGTTATTCAGTACCCGGTCCCTCAAAGACACCTCCCACTGCCAGGCAGTGCGCATCATGTCCTCAATACCCTGTTTGGGTTCCCAGCCGAGCCTTTCGCGGGCGTAGGAGTTGTTGGCGTAGATCTCTATTACATCGCCCGGGCGACGGGGGCCCAGTTCGTAATTCAGCTTCACGCCCGATACTTTTTCGAAAGCTTTGATGGCTTCCAGTACGGTAACGCCATTGCCAGTGCCGAGGTTGATGATCTCGCGGTTGCTTTCATTTTTACCGTCCAGCAGGTACTGCAGCGCCTTGGTATGTGCGTTGGCGATGTCCATTACGTGAATATAATCGCGTACGCAGGAGCCGTCGCGGGTATGGTAATCGGTGCCAAATACCGTTACCTTCGGCAGTTTACCGATCGCGGTCTGGGTGATTACAGGAACCAGGTTATCGGGCCTGCCCAGCGGTAACTCACCGATCAATGCAGATGGATGGGCACCTACCGGGTTAAAGTACCGCAGTACGATGTTGTTAGTGCTATTCACACGGGCATAATCTTCAATAATCTGCTCACCCATTTGTTTTGTACGGGCGTAGGGGCTTTGTGCCTCGCCCAGCGGGGTGCTTTCTACAACAGGCAGGGCCGTCGTATTACCGTAAACGGAGCAGGAAGAAGAAAATACCAGGTTAGGTACGTTAAATTCTTTCACACATTTCAGCACATTGATCAGGGAGGTGAGGTTGTTCTGGAAGTAGTACAACGGGTCAGAAACGGATTCGGGTACCGTTTTTAGCGCCGCGAAATGAATCACCCCAACGATATCCCTGTTTTCATGAAACACAGCGTGCGTGTCTTCAAGATTGCAAAGGTCCACCTTGTAGTTATGGATCTTTTTGCCGGTAATTTTTTCAATACCTTCTAAAAGCTGTGTAGAACTGCGCACGTTACTATCAACGGACACCACTTCAAAACCATGATTGATCAGGTCGACTATCGTATGAGACCCGATATAGCCACAACCACCTGTAACAAGGACTTTTTGCATATGCTGAATTATTGAGATTCTGGTGAATTAATGTTTTACAAGCTCCATCAGGTACTGGCCATAGCCGCTTTTGATCAGTGGTTTGGCAAGTTTTTCCAGCTGAACTGCATCGATAAAGCCTTTCCTGTAGGCGATTTCCTCGATACAAGCGATTTTAATTCCCTGGCGTTGTTCGATTACCTGCACAAACTGCGAGGCCTGCATCAGGGAGTCGAATGTACCGGTATCAAGCCAGGCGGTACCACGTGGCAGCACGCTTACCTGTAGTTTGCCGCGACGAAGGTATTCGCGGTTTACATCCGTGATTTCATACTCGCCGCGAGGGCTGGGTTGCAGGTTTTTAGCAATTTCCACCACGGAGTTGTCGTAGAAGTACAAACCGGGCACCGCGTAGTTGGACTTAGGCTGTGTTGGTTTTTCTTCGATAGATACCGCTTTCATGTTGGCATCGAACTCTACCACGCCATAACGTTCAGGGTCAGATACATGGTAAGCATACACGATACCGCCGTCGGGCTTCACATTGTTTTCGAGCTGGGTACCCAGGCCGGCGCCATAGAAGATATTGTCGCCCAGTACGAGGGCCACATTGTCTTCCCCGATAAACTGCTCGCCGATCACAAAAGCCTGTGCCAGGCCGTTAGGCTCCGGTTGTTCGGCGTAAGTGAGGTTCAGGCCATATTGAGAGCCATCGTTAAACAGGCGTTTGAAGGACGGCAAGTCGTGCGGTGTGCTGATGATAAGGATGTCTTTAATGCCTGCCAGCATGAGCGTAGATAGCGGGTAGTAGATCATGGGTTTATCGTAGATAGGCATGATCTGCTTGCTGATAGCATACGTAATCGGGTGTAAACGCGTTCCGGACCCGCCGGCAAGTATAATTCCTTTCATGAATCGAACAATCGGTTTAAAATCAAAGGACCTGTTTTGAGGCCGCACAAAAATAGGGGGTATATAGTTATTGCCATAATTTTTTAAGGGAAAAGATCAATAGGTGAGCGGTTATTTTAGCAGGGAGTGATTTTAGTATGCGAATTCTGGACGATTGTTGCTACATCCTTGCTACATCCTCCCTACATCCCTGCTAAAAAGGGGGTGTTTTAGCAAGGAGTCAGCAAGGATGTAGGGAGGATGCAGCAAGGATCCCGGGAGAACCCGGGTGCGGAATGATAGTATTTTATCTCAATTGACACAAAAAAGCCCGCCGGAAACACCGACGGGCCAGAGATATACTAAAGATACAGTTAGCTTAGATGAACAGGCTTACAATAAAGTAGGTACCTGCTGCCAGCAAGGCGCTGATGGGGATGGTCATAATCCAGGCCCAGAGCAGGTTTACCGTAACACCCCAACGAACGGCAGACAGGCGTTTGGTAGCGCCTACACCGATAATAGAGCCGGTGATGGTATGAGTGGTACTAACCGGGATACCGAGTGATTCCGTGAGGTACAGGGTAACCGCGCCCGCGGTTTCAGCACTCACGCCTTCCAGTGGTGTTACCTTGGTAATACGGGATCCCATGGTTTTTACGATCTTCCAGCCACCGCTGAGGGTACCGAGGCCAATGGCTGTAAA
This genomic interval from Chitinophaga horti contains the following:
- a CDS encoding rod shape-determining protein, giving the protein MGFFNFLTQEIAIDLGTANTLIIHNDSVVVDEPSIVAIERASGKIVAVGKKAMMMHEKTHEYLRTIRPLKDGVIADFNAAEGMLRELIKMVYPKKPLFAPSWRMVICIPSSITEVEKRAVRDSAEQAGAKEVYLIHEPMAAALGIGIDVEEPVGNMIIDIGGGTTGISVIALAGIVCDQSIRIAGDEFTSDIMEALRRYHSLLIGERTAEQIKIQIGSALKELDNPPDDIAVNGRDLVTGIPKQIMVSYQEIAEALDKSIFKIEEAILKALETTPPELASDIYRRGLYLTGGGALLRGLDKRLSQKIKLPVHVADDPLRAVVRGTGIALKHIGKYPFLMQ
- the mreC gene encoding rod shape-determining protein MreC, coding for MRNLIIFFRRYFNFFLFLLLEVICIAFVFRNNNYQRTVYINSSNNMSGRLYTWYNDVQYYFHLKSTNDSLVRENARLHNELLSAFNTFDTTRILKADTLRKFSNDTMHRVIGTEVRRYHWLEAKVINNSVTRQINYITINRGSKYGIKPNMGVVGPSGVVGVVRNVSENYATVISLLSKTAAFGFSARLYSTREMGTVVWDGSDGGHAIMKDVPKSAKIKAGDTVVTSGYSALFPENIPIGYIESFSLADKSSTAYTIRLKLATNFFNVQYVYAIDNLLKDEQAHLEDSTYKQIK
- a CDS encoding rod shape-determining protein MreD, which gives rise to MSVLLKNIIRFVLLLLIQVLVLNQVIIHNLVNPYIYMLFILLLPFNLPRPAVQLLGLLLGLSLDMFMDTMGIHAAACVFIAYLRPFILNVLSPQGGFEVTQKTPSITSMGTSQFATYVSILVFLHNIVYFSLEVFSFSSPFYLLLKILVSTAASLALILIYELLFFARK
- the mrdA gene encoding penicillin-binding protein 2; protein product: MIILGMVSIIVVRLCYLQLVDKKYSKLADANAVLRKVVYPDRGIIYDRKGRSILGNDALYDLVVTPIDVKNIDTNHLCNILQIDKTEFLRRIADAKKKNGHRRQSVFFPLMPPEMYGKLQESMYLFQPGFELVLRPVRSYPYHAAANILGYIGEVPPFMLQDSLQRWADYNMGDFIGRTGLESSYERVLMGQRGIQYLVKDNLNRPQGPLENGEFDTAAVAGKNLRLSLDIELQALGEQFLKHKIGSIVAIDPQTGGILAMVSGPTYDPNLLTGSMGRKNFNRLFVDTVYPMLNRGMQAIYPPGSSMKPLTALMALDEGVITKDYGFPCHGGYANCGKFIRCTHSNAGHAANLRLAIANSCNAYFVHLYRLAVDAPKWGGVKNGHHKWADYMRSFGLGHRLGIDIPGEYPGTVADTAEINRRYRGQWNSCSELYVGMGQGAVVTTPLQMANAMCIIANKGFYYIPHFVESIDNDKSDILKKYKERHKVANVTDDAYEAVKLGMADVVTSGTGRIAAIDGIEVSGKTGTAENQAKINGVLTKLKDHSVFVAFAPRENPKIAVCVIIENGGFGATYAAPIASLMMEKYLNDTIALTPKRQAMMQKMLTDNTMSPAIREKSRLDSMNNAYAGSGRTGVDSRGRFILNQ
- the rodA gene encoding rod shape-determining protein RodA, which codes for MNRAQSKLTQGIDWPTVGLYFALVIIGLFAIFAAEHRDGDNVWHNILAQNKNYARQTMWLGVSLVLATLIWLMDSKFFTATANLLYAFGILLLLLVLAIGHDVKGSSSWLNIGSFRFQPAELTKLFTNLALAKYLSSLETDFTKLRPRLIAGAIALAPCAITILQNETGLALVYFSFFLVMYREGLPSALLVIAFSAIVLVLSALLVENKLILFIIFTVLAGLTIYFSRREIRRRKSRLFMIIGIWAFCSAFVTIVVPFAFTKVLKDYQVKRINVMLGKENDPKATYNTRQSMIAIGSGGLFGKGYLKGTQTRFDFVPEQSTDFIFCTIGEDFGFLGSMIFVGIYVALLLRIILIAERQRSTFSRVYAYGVACIIFFHVAINLAMTIGLAPVIGIPLPMVSYGGSSLMTFTMLIFIMLRLDADRQMVLR
- a CDS encoding MBL fold metallo-hydrolase, coding for MARIIPLSEGSFTVDGTKAFVPFDTSKDNMQQRGPGALLVEIQPFLVITDKDYLLCDTGLGFRNADGVLQLHQNLIDNGINPLEITKVLMSHLHKDHAGGVSAKDPVTGERSLSFPHATYYVNTREMNYAIEQDGKSYLAEEVGLLRQRDNVVFIDGNGSIDGYIHYEFTGGHCPYHQVFLIDDGEDQIFFGGDVAPQASQMRGRFIAKYDYDGKLSMELRQQFMERGKNDNWQFLYYHDTKQPIGRF
- a CDS encoding nuclear transport factor 2 family protein; amino-acid sequence: MTAAQFAKEWLAAWNSHDLDAIMHHYAESIIFYSPFIRRVNNDPSGCISDKAVLRAYFERALKGYPDLHFELFQVLEGVGSVVLYYKSVNNNLAAELMVLNEKGKVTEVRAHYFQA
- a CDS encoding RNA polymerase sigma factor, with protein sequence MAVTQEDKELLALYRQPGTKEKGFTLLIQKYQERLYWHIRRLVIDHEDANDVLQNVFIKVWKNLENFREDAQLYTWLYKIATNESLSYLEQQKRKASVSLSDVESGLENKLKADAQFDANKLEWKLQKAILSLPEKQRIVFNLRYYDEMPYDQMSRVLETSEGALKASYHHAVKKIEEFMKTE
- a CDS encoding transketolase family protein — encoded protein: MVKDIKVLNEKETRGGFGEGILEAARKNPNVVALTADLLGSMKLNAFIKEFPDRFVQCGIAEANMIGVAAGLTIGGKIPYTTTFANFSTGRVYDQIRQSVAYSGKNVKICASHAGLTLGEDGATHQILEDIGLMKMLPGMTVIVPCDFNQTKAATIAVADYEGPVYLRFGRPKWPNFTAEDQKFEIGKAQVLNEGTDITIFACGHLVWKAVEAGRILEEKGYSVELINIHTIKPLDTEAVIKSLTKTGCAVTAEEHNVLGGLGDSIAQVAARHIPCPIEYVGTNDTFGESGKPTDLLKKYGLDTPNIVEAAEKAIARKKG